A DNA window from Ostrea edulis chromosome 5, xbOstEdul1.1, whole genome shotgun sequence contains the following coding sequences:
- the LOC125652443 gene encoding SPARC-related modular calcium-binding protein 1-like isoform X15 — translation MHFLLYITQKSYFQNSFEFVSDLVDTGGLLVTVYTCETQTNQVCLASKADRTSSNCVRERSEALEIARRPTFGVYIPECKDDGTYAERQCHVTSGFCWCVTSDGKPIEGTPVHGRDPACRGTKKRRQPKRERGKSKKKKRRKSCKTADKQKFNMNIVKVFTDEYQRAVQVSGSVSLGSDKTLARKVIEWKFDQLDKNKDNILKRRETRTIKRMVRKLIQPKACARRFLEYCDSDRDKMIKRKEWSFCLATNTNTISRRIFLTLTTDPALKKPVVEEQDASPKVRQPIMGEGSSRPGLNPRQSNIADTRPEQEVVRKSCLEEHASSLSQQSADPNGGIYIPQCTSDGKYNIVQCHKYCWCVNQDTGIPLKGIKAILASKGPPQCNITAERAMPGCPFVKKSRFLTSLLSMFVSEMRNDSTASQRNPKRNESDFERAARWKFRSLDKNNNTNLDRREVKKFRKLIPKQKDTRKCSRNFLRYCDENTNKKISLDEWLSCTKLSDYGLIVSESPRRKGKNPLREYLKPS, via the exons CCTCAAAAGCCGATAGAACTAGCAGTAATTGTGTTCGGGAGAGAAGCGAAGCGCTGGAGATCGCCAGACGGCCCACGTTTGGGGTCTACATACCCGAGTGCAAGGATGACGGTACGTACGCCGAGCGGCAATGCCATGTaacaagtggtttttgttggtgtgTGACCTCCGACGGAAAACCAATCGAGGGGACCCCGGTGCACGGGAGAGACCCGGCCTGTAGAG GGACTAAGAAACGTAGACAGCCCAAGAGGGAGCGAGGTAAATCTAAAAAGAAAAAACGGAGGAAGA GTTGTAAGACGGCGGACAAACAGAAATTTAACATGAACATAGTCAAGGTGTTTACTGACGAATACCAACGGGCCGTCCAAGTATCGGGATCCGTCTCAT TGGGCTCTGACAAAACACTGGCACGTAAAGTGATAGAGTGGAAATTCGATCAACTGGATAAAAATAAagacaatattttgaaacgcagAGAAACAAGGACTATTAAACGGATGGTGCGGAAGTTGATACAACCCAAAGCATGCGCACGCAGGTTCCTTGAATATTGTGATTCCGACCGTGATAAAATGATCAAGCGGAAGGAATGGTCATTCTGCCTGGCCACTAATACTAATACCA TTTCTCGTCGAATTTTTCTCACCCTGACGACAGACCCAGCGCTGAAGAAGCCAGTCGTTGAAGAACAAGatg CCTCTCCCAAAGTGCGGCAGCCCATCATGGGCGAGGGAAGTTCCCGACCTGGCCTCAACCCTCGCCAATCCAACATTGCCGATACTAGACCAGAACAGGAAG TAGTTAGAAAAAGTTGTTTGGAGGAGCACGCGTCGTCCCTTAGTCAACAGTCGGCGGATCCAAACGGGGGGATCTATATACCACAATGTACCTCCGACGGCAAATATAACATTGTGCAATGTCACAAGTACTGTTGGTGTGTTAATCAAGACACAGGGATACCACTGAAAGGAATAAAGGCAATCTTGGCGAGCAAAGGGCCTCCCCAATGCAATATTACAGCGGAGCGCGCCATGCCTG GTTGTCCATTCGTCAAAAAATCGAGGTTTTTAACCAGTCTGCTGAGTATGTTTGTGTCTGAAATGCGGAATGATTCCACTGCCAG tcAAAGAAATCCCAAAAGAAATGAGTCTGATTTCGAAAGAGCTGCCAGGTGGAAATTTAGAAGTCtggacaaaaacaacaacacg AACTTAGATAGACGAGAAGTTAAAAAATTTCGCAAACTCATACCAAAACAAAAAGACACTAGAAAATGTAGTAGGAATTTCCTTCGATATTGTGATGAAAATACGAATAAGAAAATTTCTTTAGACGAATGGTTGAGCTGCACTAAGTTAAGCG ACTATGGCTTAATTGTTTCAGAGAGTCCAagaagaaaaggtaaaaatccGTTAAGAGAATATTTAAAGCCAAgttaa
- the LOC125652443 gene encoding SPARC-related modular calcium-binding protein 1-like isoform X25: MHFLLYITQKSYFQNSFEFVSDLVDTGGLLVTVYTCETQTNQVCLASKADRTSSNCVRERSEALEIARRPTFGVYIPECKDDGTKKRRQPKRERGKSKKKKRRKSCKTADKQKFNMNIVKVFTDEYQRAVQVSGSVSLGSDKTLARKVIEWKFDQLDKNKDNILKRRETRTIKRMVRKLIQPKACARRFLEYCDSDRDKMIKRKEWSFCLATNTNTISRRIFLTLTTDPALKKPVVEEQDASPKVRQPIMGEGSSRPGLNPRQSNIADTRPEQEVVRKSCLEEHASSLSQQSADPNGGIYIPQCTSDGKYNIVQCHKYCWCVNQDTGIPLKGIKAILASKGPPQCNITAERAMPGCPFVKKSRFLTSLLSMFVSEMRNDSTASQRNPKRNESDFERAARWKFRSLDKNNNTNLDRREVKKFRKLIPKQKDTRKCSRNFLRYCDENTNKKISLDEWLSCTKLSDYGLIVSESPRRKGKNPLREYLKPS; encoded by the exons CCTCAAAAGCCGATAGAACTAGCAGTAATTGTGTTCGGGAGAGAAGCGAAGCGCTGGAGATCGCCAGACGGCCCACGTTTGGGGTCTACATACCCGAGTGCAAGGATGACG GGACTAAGAAACGTAGACAGCCCAAGAGGGAGCGAGGTAAATCTAAAAAGAAAAAACGGAGGAAGA GTTGTAAGACGGCGGACAAACAGAAATTTAACATGAACATAGTCAAGGTGTTTACTGACGAATACCAACGGGCCGTCCAAGTATCGGGATCCGTCTCAT TGGGCTCTGACAAAACACTGGCACGTAAAGTGATAGAGTGGAAATTCGATCAACTGGATAAAAATAAagacaatattttgaaacgcagAGAAACAAGGACTATTAAACGGATGGTGCGGAAGTTGATACAACCCAAAGCATGCGCACGCAGGTTCCTTGAATATTGTGATTCCGACCGTGATAAAATGATCAAGCGGAAGGAATGGTCATTCTGCCTGGCCACTAATACTAATACCA TTTCTCGTCGAATTTTTCTCACCCTGACGACAGACCCAGCGCTGAAGAAGCCAGTCGTTGAAGAACAAGatg CCTCTCCCAAAGTGCGGCAGCCCATCATGGGCGAGGGAAGTTCCCGACCTGGCCTCAACCCTCGCCAATCCAACATTGCCGATACTAGACCAGAACAGGAAG TAGTTAGAAAAAGTTGTTTGGAGGAGCACGCGTCGTCCCTTAGTCAACAGTCGGCGGATCCAAACGGGGGGATCTATATACCACAATGTACCTCCGACGGCAAATATAACATTGTGCAATGTCACAAGTACTGTTGGTGTGTTAATCAAGACACAGGGATACCACTGAAAGGAATAAAGGCAATCTTGGCGAGCAAAGGGCCTCCCCAATGCAATATTACAGCGGAGCGCGCCATGCCTG GTTGTCCATTCGTCAAAAAATCGAGGTTTTTAACCAGTCTGCTGAGTATGTTTGTGTCTGAAATGCGGAATGATTCCACTGCCAG tcAAAGAAATCCCAAAAGAAATGAGTCTGATTTCGAAAGAGCTGCCAGGTGGAAATTTAGAAGTCtggacaaaaacaacaacacg AACTTAGATAGACGAGAAGTTAAAAAATTTCGCAAACTCATACCAAAACAAAAAGACACTAGAAAATGTAGTAGGAATTTCCTTCGATATTGTGATGAAAATACGAATAAGAAAATTTCTTTAGACGAATGGTTGAGCTGCACTAAGTTAAGCG ACTATGGCTTAATTGTTTCAGAGAGTCCAagaagaaaaggtaaaaatccGTTAAGAGAATATTTAAAGCCAAgttaa
- the LOC125652443 gene encoding SPARC-related modular calcium-binding protein 1-like isoform X21, translating to MLHIRDNSNLAVISRTMYYTELVRLIFTLCVLLLRILVIEASKGTSKSASKADRTSSNCVRERSEALEIARRPTFGVYIPECKDDGTYAERQCHVTSGFCWCVTSDGKPIEGTPVHGRDPACRGTKKRRQPKRERGKSKKKKRRKSCKTADKQKFNMNIVKVFTDEYQRAVQVSGSVSLGSDKTLARKVIEWKFDQLDKNKDNILKRRETRTIKRMVRKLIQPKACARRFLEYCDSDRDKMIKRKEWSFCLATNTNTRVHRDPPIIIKPTRPSPKVRQPIMGEGSSRPGLNPRQSNIADTRPEQEVVRKSCLEEHASSLSQQSADPNGGIYIPQCTSDGKYNIVQCHKYCWCVNQDTGIPLKGIKAILASKGPPQCNITAERAMPGCPFVKKSRFLTSLLSMFVSEMRNDSTASQRNPKRNESDFERAARWKFRSLDKNNNTNLDRREVKKFRKLIPKQKDTRKCSRNFLRYCDENTNKKISLDEWLSCTKLSESPRRKGKNPLREYLKPS from the exons CCTCAAAAGCCGATAGAACTAGCAGTAATTGTGTTCGGGAGAGAAGCGAAGCGCTGGAGATCGCCAGACGGCCCACGTTTGGGGTCTACATACCCGAGTGCAAGGATGACGGTACGTACGCCGAGCGGCAATGCCATGTaacaagtggtttttgttggtgtgTGACCTCCGACGGAAAACCAATCGAGGGGACCCCGGTGCACGGGAGAGACCCGGCCTGTAGAG GGACTAAGAAACGTAGACAGCCCAAGAGGGAGCGAGGTAAATCTAAAAAGAAAAAACGGAGGAAGA GTTGTAAGACGGCGGACAAACAGAAATTTAACATGAACATAGTCAAGGTGTTTACTGACGAATACCAACGGGCCGTCCAAGTATCGGGATCCGTCTCAT TGGGCTCTGACAAAACACTGGCACGTAAAGTGATAGAGTGGAAATTCGATCAACTGGATAAAAATAAagacaatattttgaaacgcagAGAAACAAGGACTATTAAACGGATGGTGCGGAAGTTGATACAACCCAAAGCATGCGCACGCAGGTTCCTTGAATATTGTGATTCCGACCGTGATAAAATGATCAAGCGGAAGGAATGGTCATTCTGCCTGGCCACTAATACTAATACCA GGGTACATAGAGACCCTCCCATCATTATCAAGCCAACTCGTC CCTCTCCCAAAGTGCGGCAGCCCATCATGGGCGAGGGAAGTTCCCGACCTGGCCTCAACCCTCGCCAATCCAACATTGCCGATACTAGACCAGAACAGGAAG TAGTTAGAAAAAGTTGTTTGGAGGAGCACGCGTCGTCCCTTAGTCAACAGTCGGCGGATCCAAACGGGGGGATCTATATACCACAATGTACCTCCGACGGCAAATATAACATTGTGCAATGTCACAAGTACTGTTGGTGTGTTAATCAAGACACAGGGATACCACTGAAAGGAATAAAGGCAATCTTGGCGAGCAAAGGGCCTCCCCAATGCAATATTACAGCGGAGCGCGCCATGCCTG GTTGTCCATTCGTCAAAAAATCGAGGTTTTTAACCAGTCTGCTGAGTATGTTTGTGTCTGAAATGCGGAATGATTCCACTGCCAG tcAAAGAAATCCCAAAAGAAATGAGTCTGATTTCGAAAGAGCTGCCAGGTGGAAATTTAGAAGTCtggacaaaaacaacaacacg AACTTAGATAGACGAGAAGTTAAAAAATTTCGCAAACTCATACCAAAACAAAAAGACACTAGAAAATGTAGTAGGAATTTCCTTCGATATTGTGATGAAAATACGAATAAGAAAATTTCTTTAGACGAATGGTTGAGCTGCACTAAGTTAAGCG AGAGTCCAagaagaaaaggtaaaaatccGTTAAGAGAATATTTAAAGCCAAgttaa
- the LOC125652443 gene encoding SPARC-related modular calcium-binding protein 1-like isoform X18 yields the protein MLHIRDNSNLAVISRTMYYTELVRLIFTLCVLLLRILVIEASKGTSKSASKADRTSSNCVRERSEALEIARRPTFGVYIPECKDDGTYAERQCHVTSGFCWCVTSDGKPIEGTPVHGRDPACRGTKKRRQPKRERGKSKKKKRRKSCKTADKQKFNMNIVKVFTDEYQRAVQVSGSVSLGSDKTLARKVIEWKFDQLDKNKDNILKRRETRTIKRMVRKLIQPKACARRFLEYCDSDRDKMIKRKEWSFCLATNTNTISRRIFLTLTTDPALKKPVVEEQDASPKVRQPIMGEGSSRPGLNPRQSNIADTRPEQEVVRKSCLEEHASSLSQQSADPNGGIYIPQCTSDGKYNIVQCHKYCWCVNQDTGIPLKGIKAILASKGPPQCNITAERAMPGCPFVKKSRFLTSLLSMFVSEMRNDSTASQRNPKRNESDFERAARWKFRSLDKNNNTNLDRREVKKFRKLIPKQKDTRKCSRNFLRYCDENTNKKISLDEWLSCTKLSDYGLIVSESPRRKGKNPLREYLKPS from the exons CCTCAAAAGCCGATAGAACTAGCAGTAATTGTGTTCGGGAGAGAAGCGAAGCGCTGGAGATCGCCAGACGGCCCACGTTTGGGGTCTACATACCCGAGTGCAAGGATGACGGTACGTACGCCGAGCGGCAATGCCATGTaacaagtggtttttgttggtgtgTGACCTCCGACGGAAAACCAATCGAGGGGACCCCGGTGCACGGGAGAGACCCGGCCTGTAGAG GGACTAAGAAACGTAGACAGCCCAAGAGGGAGCGAGGTAAATCTAAAAAGAAAAAACGGAGGAAGA GTTGTAAGACGGCGGACAAACAGAAATTTAACATGAACATAGTCAAGGTGTTTACTGACGAATACCAACGGGCCGTCCAAGTATCGGGATCCGTCTCAT TGGGCTCTGACAAAACACTGGCACGTAAAGTGATAGAGTGGAAATTCGATCAACTGGATAAAAATAAagacaatattttgaaacgcagAGAAACAAGGACTATTAAACGGATGGTGCGGAAGTTGATACAACCCAAAGCATGCGCACGCAGGTTCCTTGAATATTGTGATTCCGACCGTGATAAAATGATCAAGCGGAAGGAATGGTCATTCTGCCTGGCCACTAATACTAATACCA TTTCTCGTCGAATTTTTCTCACCCTGACGACAGACCCAGCGCTGAAGAAGCCAGTCGTTGAAGAACAAGatg CCTCTCCCAAAGTGCGGCAGCCCATCATGGGCGAGGGAAGTTCCCGACCTGGCCTCAACCCTCGCCAATCCAACATTGCCGATACTAGACCAGAACAGGAAG TAGTTAGAAAAAGTTGTTTGGAGGAGCACGCGTCGTCCCTTAGTCAACAGTCGGCGGATCCAAACGGGGGGATCTATATACCACAATGTACCTCCGACGGCAAATATAACATTGTGCAATGTCACAAGTACTGTTGGTGTGTTAATCAAGACACAGGGATACCACTGAAAGGAATAAAGGCAATCTTGGCGAGCAAAGGGCCTCCCCAATGCAATATTACAGCGGAGCGCGCCATGCCTG GTTGTCCATTCGTCAAAAAATCGAGGTTTTTAACCAGTCTGCTGAGTATGTTTGTGTCTGAAATGCGGAATGATTCCACTGCCAG tcAAAGAAATCCCAAAAGAAATGAGTCTGATTTCGAAAGAGCTGCCAGGTGGAAATTTAGAAGTCtggacaaaaacaacaacacg AACTTAGATAGACGAGAAGTTAAAAAATTTCGCAAACTCATACCAAAACAAAAAGACACTAGAAAATGTAGTAGGAATTTCCTTCGATATTGTGATGAAAATACGAATAAGAAAATTTCTTTAGACGAATGGTTGAGCTGCACTAAGTTAAGCG ACTATGGCTTAATTGTTTCAGAGAGTCCAagaagaaaaggtaaaaatccGTTAAGAGAATATTTAAAGCCAAgttaa
- the LOC125652443 gene encoding SPARC-related modular calcium-binding protein 1-like isoform X26, whose protein sequence is MLHIRDNSNLAVISRTMYYTELVRLIFTLCVLLLRILVIEASKGTSKSASKADRTSSNCVRERSEALEIARRPTFGVYIPECKDDGTKKRRQPKRERGKSKKKKRRKSCKTADKQKFNMNIVKVFTDEYQRAVQVSGSVSLGSDKTLARKVIEWKFDQLDKNKDNILKRRETRTIKRMVRKLIQPKACARRFLEYCDSDRDKMIKRKEWSFCLATNTNTISRRIFLTLTTDPALKKPVVEEQDASPKVRQPIMGEGSSRPGLNPRQSNIADTRPEQEVVRKSCLEEHASSLSQQSADPNGGIYIPQCTSDGKYNIVQCHKYCWCVNQDTGIPLKGIKAILASKGPPQCNITAERAMPGCPFVKKSRFLTSLLSMFVSEMRNDSTASQRNPKRNESDFERAARWKFRSLDKNNNTNLDRREVKKFRKLIPKQKDTRKCSRNFLRYCDENTNKKISLDEWLSCTKLSDYGLIVSESPRRKGKNPLREYLKPS, encoded by the exons CCTCAAAAGCCGATAGAACTAGCAGTAATTGTGTTCGGGAGAGAAGCGAAGCGCTGGAGATCGCCAGACGGCCCACGTTTGGGGTCTACATACCCGAGTGCAAGGATGACG GGACTAAGAAACGTAGACAGCCCAAGAGGGAGCGAGGTAAATCTAAAAAGAAAAAACGGAGGAAGA GTTGTAAGACGGCGGACAAACAGAAATTTAACATGAACATAGTCAAGGTGTTTACTGACGAATACCAACGGGCCGTCCAAGTATCGGGATCCGTCTCAT TGGGCTCTGACAAAACACTGGCACGTAAAGTGATAGAGTGGAAATTCGATCAACTGGATAAAAATAAagacaatattttgaaacgcagAGAAACAAGGACTATTAAACGGATGGTGCGGAAGTTGATACAACCCAAAGCATGCGCACGCAGGTTCCTTGAATATTGTGATTCCGACCGTGATAAAATGATCAAGCGGAAGGAATGGTCATTCTGCCTGGCCACTAATACTAATACCA TTTCTCGTCGAATTTTTCTCACCCTGACGACAGACCCAGCGCTGAAGAAGCCAGTCGTTGAAGAACAAGatg CCTCTCCCAAAGTGCGGCAGCCCATCATGGGCGAGGGAAGTTCCCGACCTGGCCTCAACCCTCGCCAATCCAACATTGCCGATACTAGACCAGAACAGGAAG TAGTTAGAAAAAGTTGTTTGGAGGAGCACGCGTCGTCCCTTAGTCAACAGTCGGCGGATCCAAACGGGGGGATCTATATACCACAATGTACCTCCGACGGCAAATATAACATTGTGCAATGTCACAAGTACTGTTGGTGTGTTAATCAAGACACAGGGATACCACTGAAAGGAATAAAGGCAATCTTGGCGAGCAAAGGGCCTCCCCAATGCAATATTACAGCGGAGCGCGCCATGCCTG GTTGTCCATTCGTCAAAAAATCGAGGTTTTTAACCAGTCTGCTGAGTATGTTTGTGTCTGAAATGCGGAATGATTCCACTGCCAG tcAAAGAAATCCCAAAAGAAATGAGTCTGATTTCGAAAGAGCTGCCAGGTGGAAATTTAGAAGTCtggacaaaaacaacaacacg AACTTAGATAGACGAGAAGTTAAAAAATTTCGCAAACTCATACCAAAACAAAAAGACACTAGAAAATGTAGTAGGAATTTCCTTCGATATTGTGATGAAAATACGAATAAGAAAATTTCTTTAGACGAATGGTTGAGCTGCACTAAGTTAAGCG ACTATGGCTTAATTGTTTCAGAGAGTCCAagaagaaaaggtaaaaatccGTTAAGAGAATATTTAAAGCCAAgttaa